A genomic region of Oncorhynchus mykiss isolate Arlee chromosome 16, USDA_OmykA_1.1, whole genome shotgun sequence contains the following coding sequences:
- the LOC110491327 gene encoding cytochrome b-245 chaperone 1 homolog isoform X1 → MSVWQMGYMQVEEHNSNMLHLKRSPGIRSWSLLVGIASIGLAAAYYTSDSVLWKLFYVTGCLFVAMQNMEEWEEAVFDKTKNVIELKTFSLYTLILTMWRRGQEKVVLDMRHLRAVCVQEEKVRYLGKGYLLVLRLTTGFSYPLTQSATMGGRSDVEAVASLLKRFLGLEELQCRWEQEEEEEEEDEEDDLDPSTDSEEEGDFEPSVQ, encoded by the exons ATGTCTGTCTGGCAGATGGGCTATATGCAGGTAGAGGAGCACAATTCCAACATGTTACATCTGAAAAGGTCACCTGGCATCCGCTCCTGGTCGCTGCTTGTAG GTATTGCGTCCATTGGCCTGGCTGCTGCGTACTACACTTCAG ACAGTGTCCTGTGGAAGCTGTTCTACGTGACGGGCTGTCTGTTCGTGGCCATGCAGAAcatggaggagtgggaggaggcaGTGTTTGATAAAACCAAGAATGTGATAGAGCTGAAGACCTTCAGTCTGTACACTCTGATTCTCACCATGTGGAGGAGAGGCCAGGAGAAAG tgGTGCTGGACATGAGGCACCTGCGTGCCGTGTGTGTTCAGGAGGAGAAGGTGCGCTACCTGGGAAAGGGTTACCTGCTGGTGCTGCGGCTGACAACCGGTTTCTCCTACCCCCTCACACAGAGCGCCACCATGGGGGGGCGCAG TGATGTGGAGGCGGTGGCTTCGTTGCTCAAGCGTTTCCTGGGTCTGGAGGAGCTCCAGTGTCGctgggagcaggaggaagaggaagaggaggaagatgaggaagatgACCTGGACCCCAGCACTGACTCAGAAGAAGAGGGGGACTTTGAACCCTCAGTGCAGTAG
- the LOC110491327 gene encoding cytochrome b-245 chaperone 1 homolog isoform X2 — translation MGYMQVEEHNSNMLHLKRSPGIRSWSLLVGIASIGLAAAYYTSDSVLWKLFYVTGCLFVAMQNMEEWEEAVFDKTKNVIELKTFSLYTLILTMWRRGQEKVVLDMRHLRAVCVQEEKVRYLGKGYLLVLRLTTGFSYPLTQSATMGGRSDVEAVASLLKRFLGLEELQCRWEQEEEEEEEDEEDDLDPSTDSEEEGDFEPSVQ, via the exons ATGGGCTATATGCAGGTAGAGGAGCACAATTCCAACATGTTACATCTGAAAAGGTCACCTGGCATCCGCTCCTGGTCGCTGCTTGTAG GTATTGCGTCCATTGGCCTGGCTGCTGCGTACTACACTTCAG ACAGTGTCCTGTGGAAGCTGTTCTACGTGACGGGCTGTCTGTTCGTGGCCATGCAGAAcatggaggagtgggaggaggcaGTGTTTGATAAAACCAAGAATGTGATAGAGCTGAAGACCTTCAGTCTGTACACTCTGATTCTCACCATGTGGAGGAGAGGCCAGGAGAAAG tgGTGCTGGACATGAGGCACCTGCGTGCCGTGTGTGTTCAGGAGGAGAAGGTGCGCTACCTGGGAAAGGGTTACCTGCTGGTGCTGCGGCTGACAACCGGTTTCTCCTACCCCCTCACACAGAGCGCCACCATGGGGGGGCGCAG TGATGTGGAGGCGGTGGCTTCGTTGCTCAAGCGTTTCCTGGGTCTGGAGGAGCTCCAGTGTCGctgggagcaggaggaagaggaagaggaggaagatgaggaagatgACCTGGACCCCAGCACTGACTCAGAAGAAGAGGGGGACTTTGAACCCTCAGTGCAGTAG
- the LOC118939487 gene encoding 2-oxoglutarate and iron-dependent oxygenase domain-containing protein 3-like encodes MKTVAQTPVGSILDLHSGALSMGKQVSGLYRHFREQIMDVFSEEDVRLNREVRGRIQAVVATTFDLDPPLLYLTEPTFFSRVNSTLAKTQQDEHWHLHIDKGQRDINPSLFHSSFSSLPPPPA; translated from the exons ATGAAGACTGTTGCTCAAACTCCAGTT GGTTCCATCCTGGACCTGCACTCTGGGGCACTGTCGATGGGGAAGCAGGTCTCAGGTCTCTAcag GCACTTTAGGGAGCAGATAATGGATGTATTCTCTGAAGAGGACGTCCGACTCAACAG GGAGGTGCGTGGTCGTATCCAGGCAGTGGTAGCAACGACCTTTGACCTGGACCCACCTCTTCTGTACCTCACCGAGCCCACCTTCTTCTCACGCGTCAACAGCACTCTGGCCAAGACACAGCAAGACGAGCACTGGCACCTTCACATAGACAAG GGTCAGAGAGACATCAACCCATCTCTCTTCCATTCctcgttctcttctcttcctcctcctccagcgTGA